The following DNA comes from Rhodopseudomonas boonkerdii.
AATCGCGCTGGAGGACAGCAAACTGTCGAGCTTCGCATTTGTCTTCACCGCCTGCTCAACCGTCGACAGCTGCGCGAGCTGGCTCATATATTCGGTCGAATCTGTCGGATTGGTAGGATCCTGGTTACGCATTTGCGCGATCAGGAGCTGCAGGAAACCGTTATAATCGATCATTCCCGCCGAACTCGTCGATGACGTCGCAGCGGTATCAGTGGCCGATCGGTTCGCATTAACGCCATTGACTTCCATGTCAGTTCTCCGGTTTCAGGCGACTGCCACGGGCAGCAACATTTCGGCGCTGGTCAGGATCGACTGCTCGATATCAAAGAGTGATCTGATTTTGCGCAGGGCTTCGTAATAGCGTCCGGCTTCGACAAGCGTTTCCACAGCATCGAGCCCGCCAAGCAATTCCGCATTGTCGGCCGCGGCATACAACGCACAGCGTTGATGACCGAACACCGCCTTGGCCTGATCGATGTCACCAGGGCTCATCAACATAAGTTGCACCACGAAGTAAAGCTGGCGCATCGGCGTGGTGGCGTCGTCCACCTGCATGACCTGGCTTTCCAGCAGGAAGGTCACATCGTTGATCAGCTCCAGCGTTACCTTGCGGTCGACACGCAGCACCGCGCCGTTGATGTAGATCTTTTCCCCGCTACGAAGCGAGATACACATCGGCTTCTTCATCCGAGGGAATCCCGGATTGCAACGTTCACCGCTACGAGATCTTCGACATCATTCAGCTGCGCCTCGCGATTGCGCTCCGCTTCCTTGACAATCCAGAGGCCGATGGAGATCAATTGCGCTCGCAATTGTTCCGGCAGGCCATTGCGGGAGTTCGAGAGATCCTGAATGAAGAACGCCCACAGATCGCGGATATAAAGAAACGCATCGGTACGTTCCGATGCAGTAAGTTCGCCGGCCTGCATTCTCTGCAATAGACCGATTCCGTGATTGAGCGCCCGTTTTTCGCGCGAACGCGCTTCGCGGCCACCGTCCTCGATCTCTGTGTCGTAACTTGCCAATGTCATGTCGAAAGACAACCCGCTGCTGTAATTGCGCCAATCAGAGATAGTTGAGAATGCTGAGCTTCTGGATCTGCGCGGACAGCGCGTGTGACATTTCAAGCTGGTTTCTCAGGCTCGTGACCCGGACCGACGCCTCTTCCGGATCGACGCTCTCCATCGCATTGACCTGTTTGGTCACGATGTCGCTTTGCACCTTAAGGCGACTGGTAGCAGTGGTGGTCTGCTCCTGCGCAGTGCCGAGCCGCGCGCCGACGCTCGCGAGGTCGGCGACAGCGCCAGCGACCAGAAGCAGAGCTTTGTCAGTAACCACCTGAAACGTGGACTGATTCATCTTGTCGACCCCCAGCCCGGAGAGCATCGTATAGGCCATCGCCAGCTTGCGGAATGCGACGTCGTTGGCGCTGGCCGAAGAATCGATCGTCTGGGTCGTCGAAATTCGACTGCGCATGACCTGATCGGAAGCGGAAGACCAGTTCGTCCCCCAGGCCGGATCGGCGAACTCCGCCGCAAATGCGTTGTCGAGAAACGCCTCCATGTCGCCTGGCAGGATGTTCTCGGCACCGGGCGAACCGGGCGGAAATCCAAATGCCGCAGTGAACGCCGCATCGATTGCCGTCTTACTCGCCGAACCGGTTTCGTAGGGTGTCATCGGCTGCTG
Coding sequences within:
- the flgD gene encoding flagellar hook assembly protein FlgD, producing MEVNGVNANRSATDTAATSSTSSAGMIDYNGFLQLLIAQMRNQDPTNPTDSTEYMSQLAQLSTVEQAVKTNAKLDSLLSSSAIQQADGLIGRTASFTDDKGQTTSSKIKEVTIITGGAVATLENGVKVALGAGITIS
- the flbT gene encoding flagellar biosynthesis repressor FlbT encodes the protein MCISLRSGEKIYINGAVLRVDRKVTLELINDVTFLLESQVMQVDDATTPMRQLYFVVQLMLMSPGDIDQAKAVFGHQRCALYAAADNAELLGGLDAVETLVEAGRYYEALRKIRSLFDIEQSILTSAEMLLPVAVA
- the flaF gene encoding flagellar biosynthesis regulator FlaF; translation: MKCHTRCPRRSRSSAFSTISDWRNYSSGLSFDMTLASYDTEIEDGGREARSREKRALNHGIGLLQRMQAGELTASERTDAFLYIRDLWAFFIQDLSNSRNGLPEQLRAQLISIGLWIVKEAERNREAQLNDVEDLVAVNVAIRDSLG
- a CDS encoding flagellar hook-associated family protein; the protein is MAATFISSNSIATTLRISASKSQVAIAKGVKEATTGRHDDIGKELGALTGRNVTLRAELLEVDKLVDTNSLVGARLEVAQERLSQTIETAQAFQKDLLAARNSANGGGIIAQPAASNLGSLLATLNVSMDGQFLFAGINTSQQPMTPYETGSASKTAIDAAFTAAFGFPPGSPGAENILPGDMEAFLDNAFAAEFADPAWGTNWSSASDQVMRSRISTTQTIDSSASANDVAFRKLAMAYTMLSGLGVDKMNQSTFQVVTDKALLLVAGAVADLASVGARLGTAQEQTTTATSRLKVQSDIVTKQVNAMESVDPEEASVRVTSLRNQLEMSHALSAQIQKLSILNYL